A stretch of the Bacillus licheniformis DSM 13 = ATCC 14580 genome encodes the following:
- a CDS encoding LacI family DNA-binding transcriptional regulator: MKDKQTAKVTINEVAAHAGVSKSTVSRYINGKIDAISPKKVKSIKKAIEELNYRPSQMAQGLKVKKSKVIGFLVADITNPFSVATLRGVEEVCDQYGYSIMVCNTDNSPEKEREMLHKLNAHYIEGLIINTTGRNNDVLLDLISQDVSIVLVDRKVPGLKIDAVTTNNREVTSQIVNLMYDKGYAQVGLFTEPIKGISPREERASAYTEIALERNAGGTPLVYEADVKDKESLLQSVKSFLEMKEGKKAILGNNGLLMLKIISCLYELGISIPEDVGIAGFDDTEWYKLIGPGITTIAQPSHEMGRVAMERIIKRIEGDESAPQTIQLEAELVLRQSL; the protein is encoded by the coding sequence ATGAAGGATAAGCAAACAGCGAAAGTAACCATCAACGAAGTCGCCGCACATGCAGGCGTATCAAAATCAACGGTTTCCCGTTATATCAACGGGAAGATTGATGCCATTTCACCGAAAAAGGTGAAAAGCATCAAAAAAGCGATCGAGGAGCTCAATTACCGCCCAAGCCAGATGGCACAGGGGCTGAAGGTGAAAAAAAGCAAAGTTATCGGATTTTTGGTCGCCGATATTACAAACCCGTTTTCAGTAGCCACCTTGAGAGGGGTGGAAGAGGTTTGCGATCAGTACGGATACAGCATCATGGTCTGCAACACGGACAACAGTCCTGAGAAAGAAAGGGAGATGCTGCACAAGCTGAACGCGCATTACATTGAAGGGCTGATTATTAATACGACGGGAAGGAACAACGATGTGCTCTTGGATTTAATCAGCCAGGATGTATCGATTGTGCTCGTTGACCGGAAAGTGCCCGGGCTCAAGATCGATGCAGTCACAACGAACAACCGCGAAGTGACAAGTCAAATCGTCAATCTCATGTATGACAAAGGCTATGCCCAGGTCGGTCTGTTTACCGAACCGATTAAGGGAATCAGTCCAAGGGAGGAAAGGGCCTCCGCCTATACAGAAATCGCGCTGGAACGAAACGCCGGCGGTACCCCTCTCGTATATGAGGCTGACGTCAAAGACAAAGAATCTCTATTACAGTCCGTCAAAAGCTTTTTGGAAATGAAAGAAGGGAAAAAAGCCATTCTTGGAAACAACGGGCTTCTGATGCTGAAAATCATCAGCTGCCTTTATGAGCTTGGCATTTCAATTCCGGAAGATGTCGGAATTGCCGGATTTGATGATACAGAATGGTATAAATTGATCGGTCCGGGCATTACGACCATCGCCCAGCCGTCGCATGAAATGGGCAGGGTCGCCATGGAGCGGATCATCAAACGGATTGAAGGAGACGAAAGCGCCCCGCAGACGATTCAGCTTGAGGCGGAGCTTGTTCTCAGACAGTCGCTGTAG
- the kduI gene encoding 5-dehydro-4-deoxy-D-glucuronate isomerase, with amino-acid sequence MENRYSVHPEQAKRFTTAELREHFLIESLFVENKLNMFYSHEDRVVIGGAVPVKESIALDAGDFLKTDYFLERREIGIVNVGKPGAVKVGDEEYVLEHKDFLYIGLGNKDVFFSSLNEGGAKFYFISATAHQKYPVQKASLSELPYDHLGEEASSNVRNLYKVIHADGIQSCQLMMGITFLEPNNTWNTMPAHVHDRRMEVYLYLDLAEDAKVFHFMGEPTETRHLVVGNEQAVISPAWSVHSGSGTSNYCFIWAMAGENYTFKDMDAVPMNVIR; translated from the coding sequence ATGGAAAATCGTTATTCTGTTCATCCAGAACAAGCGAAACGATTCACAACCGCAGAGCTTCGCGAGCATTTTTTAATAGAGTCATTGTTTGTTGAAAACAAACTGAATATGTTTTATTCGCATGAAGACAGGGTCGTGATCGGCGGAGCCGTTCCAGTAAAGGAGTCCATAGCGCTCGATGCCGGCGATTTTTTAAAAACGGACTATTTCCTAGAACGGCGCGAAATCGGGATTGTGAATGTCGGCAAGCCCGGTGCGGTTAAAGTCGGTGATGAAGAATACGTACTGGAGCACAAAGACTTTCTGTATATCGGCCTGGGAAATAAAGACGTTTTCTTCTCAAGCTTGAATGAAGGCGGGGCCAAATTTTATTTCATCTCGGCGACGGCACACCAAAAGTATCCGGTGCAAAAAGCTTCTCTTTCAGAGCTCCCATACGATCATTTAGGAGAAGAAGCCTCTTCAAATGTTCGTAATCTATACAAAGTGATTCATGCAGACGGCATTCAAAGCTGCCAGCTGATGATGGGCATTACGTTTCTTGAACCTAATAACACATGGAACACAATGCCTGCGCATGTCCACGACCGGCGGATGGAGGTTTACCTGTATCTTGATCTTGCTGAGGATGCAAAGGTGTTTCATTTCATGGGCGAACCGACGGAGACCCGGCATCTTGTCGTCGGGAACGAACAGGCTGTCATTTCACCCGCGTGGTCTGTCCACTCGGGCTCCGGCACATCCAACTACTGCTTTATATGGGCGATGGCCGGAGAAAACTACACATTTAAGGACATGGATGCTGTCCCGATGAATGTCATTCGGTAA
- the kduD gene encoding 2-dehydro-3-deoxy-D-gluconate 5-dehydrogenase KduD, producing MGYLESYFSLEGKTALVTGPGTGIGKGIAEALAKAGADIIGTSHTSGLDETKRLIEEAGRTFTSYQLDMGNLDEVEAFAKEVPDRHQIDILVNNAGTIRREKAADFSRENWEAVINVNLNSLFLLTQAIGRQMIERKQGKIINIASLLSFQGGILVPAYTASKHAVAGLTKSFANEWAAYNVQVNAIAPGYIATNNTKQIRDDQNRNAEILKRIPAERWGQPDDIAGAAVFLSSPASDYVNGHVLAVDGGWLAR from the coding sequence ATGGGATATCTTGAATCGTATTTTTCACTTGAAGGCAAAACGGCGCTTGTCACAGGCCCGGGAACGGGAATCGGCAAAGGGATTGCCGAAGCGCTGGCAAAAGCGGGAGCGGATATCATCGGCACTTCGCATACGAGCGGACTTGATGAAACAAAGCGGCTGATCGAAGAAGCCGGCAGAACGTTTACTTCTTATCAGCTTGATATGGGCAACCTTGACGAGGTCGAGGCTTTTGCAAAAGAGGTGCCTGACCGCCATCAAATTGATATTCTCGTTAACAACGCCGGGACGATCCGCAGAGAAAAAGCGGCTGATTTTTCCCGGGAGAACTGGGAAGCGGTGATCAATGTCAATTTGAACAGCTTATTTTTGCTGACGCAGGCTATCGGCCGGCAGATGATTGAGCGAAAGCAAGGGAAAATCATCAATATTGCCTCTCTTCTTTCATTTCAAGGAGGCATTCTTGTCCCTGCATATACGGCAAGCAAACATGCAGTAGCCGGATTGACGAAGTCTTTTGCCAATGAATGGGCGGCTTATAATGTCCAGGTCAATGCGATTGCTCCGGGCTATATCGCGACGAACAATACAAAGCAGATCCGCGACGATCAAAACCGCAATGCCGAAATCTTAAAACGGATTCCGGCCGAGCGCTGGGGTCAGCCGGATGACATTGCCGGCGCCGCCGTATTCCTTTCGTCGCCGGCATCCGATTATGTGAATGGACATGTGTTAGCCGTCGATGGCGGATGGCTGGCAAGGTAA
- a CDS encoding zinc-dependent alcohol dehydrogenase yields the protein MKAVTFQGPQHVEVSQVEDAKIEKSDDIVVRITSTAICGSDLHLYQGNFPLPKGFQLGHEPMGIVEETGPDVTKVKKGDRVVIPFTVACGHCFYCENKLESQCDNANPHYDSGGYFGYSEKFGNHPGGQAEYLKVPFGNFTPFVIPESCEMEDESLLFLSDVLPTAYWSVLHAGVKKGDTVIVLGCGPVGLMAQKFAWMEGAKRVIAVDYLDYRLKQAEALNRVEVFDFTKYPDMGEHLKEITKGGADVVIDCVGMDGKKSPLEYLEQKLKLQGGTLGPIQISTKAVRKCGTVQITGVYGSNYNMFPLGAFFSRNVTLKMGQAPVIHLMPEIYKKIEENQFDPKEIITHQLPLEEAGRAYHLFNDHEDDCIKVILKP from the coding sequence TTGAAAGCCGTAACGTTTCAAGGGCCTCAGCATGTTGAAGTCAGCCAGGTGGAGGATGCCAAAATTGAAAAAAGCGATGATATCGTTGTCAGAATTACTTCTACCGCGATTTGCGGTTCGGATCTCCATCTTTATCAAGGGAATTTCCCTCTTCCAAAAGGCTTCCAGCTCGGCCATGAACCGATGGGAATTGTAGAAGAAACAGGACCTGATGTAACAAAAGTGAAAAAAGGAGACCGGGTTGTCATCCCGTTTACCGTTGCCTGCGGACATTGCTTTTATTGCGAAAACAAGCTGGAAAGCCAGTGCGACAATGCCAATCCCCATTATGATTCAGGCGGGTATTTTGGCTACTCGGAAAAATTCGGGAATCACCCTGGCGGACAGGCTGAATATTTAAAAGTGCCGTTTGGCAATTTCACGCCGTTTGTCATTCCTGAATCATGCGAGATGGAGGACGAGTCGCTTCTGTTTTTATCAGATGTCCTCCCAACCGCGTATTGGAGCGTGCTTCACGCAGGCGTCAAAAAAGGGGACACTGTCATTGTGCTCGGCTGCGGGCCGGTTGGATTAATGGCGCAGAAGTTTGCCTGGATGGAAGGGGCGAAGCGGGTCATTGCAGTAGACTACTTGGACTACCGCCTAAAGCAGGCTGAGGCATTAAACCGCGTTGAAGTATTTGACTTTACAAAATATCCTGATATGGGCGAGCATTTAAAGGAGATTACAAAAGGCGGGGCGGATGTCGTGATCGACTGCGTAGGGATGGACGGCAAAAAATCTCCGCTTGAGTATCTGGAGCAAAAACTGAAGCTTCAGGGCGGCACGCTCGGACCGATTCAAATTTCTACAAAGGCGGTCAGAAAGTGCGGAACCGTACAGATTACGGGGGTATATGGAAGCAATTACAATATGTTTCCGCTCGGCGCATTCTTTTCCAGAAATGTTACGCTAAAAATGGGGCAGGCTCCGGTCATCCATTTGATGCCGGAGATTTACAAGAAGATCGAAGAGAATCAATTTGATCCGAAGGAAATCATTACGCACCAGCTTCCGCTTGAAGAAGCCGGCCGCGCTTATCATTTGTTCAACGACCATGAAGATGATTGCATTAAAGTAATTTTGAAGCCATAG
- a CDS encoding LCP family protein, giving the protein MLRSQRTKKKRLRKWVKYSLFFIALILTATAAAGGYAYYKVANASKDAQVTLSRGEQSVKRIKEFNPKKDNFSILLMGIDARPGQSMDKERSDAMVLATFNRKDKSVKLLSIPRDSYVNIPGRGYDKITHAHSLGGRDLSTETVENLLDIPVDYVMEANFSAFKEVVDELGGVPITIKEDYIVRQIKKDTKGKVNLQTGEQTLGGEEALAYVRTRKADTDLKRGERQMEVIKSIINKSKSLTSIPAYDDILDTVGKNVSMNLSLNDAIGLIPFMTSIQTVDTLQLKGSDYQPGKVYYFQLDQENLNEIKQELKQQLDV; this is encoded by the coding sequence ATGCTACGATCGCAGCGAACGAAGAAAAAGAGACTAAGAAAATGGGTGAAATACTCACTGTTTTTCATTGCCTTAATCCTGACGGCGACGGCAGCCGCAGGCGGCTATGCGTACTATAAAGTGGCGAACGCCTCCAAAGATGCGCAAGTCACCCTTTCCAGAGGTGAACAGTCCGTCAAGCGGATTAAAGAGTTCAACCCTAAAAAAGATAACTTCTCCATCCTGTTGATGGGGATTGATGCCCGTCCCGGACAAAGCATGGACAAAGAACGAAGCGATGCGATGGTTCTTGCCACGTTCAACAGAAAAGACAAATCGGTGAAACTATTGAGCATCCCGCGGGATTCCTATGTCAACATCCCCGGACGCGGCTACGATAAAATAACGCATGCCCACTCATTAGGCGGGCGCGACCTTAGTACAGAAACCGTCGAAAACCTGCTCGACATTCCGGTTGATTACGTCATGGAAGCCAATTTTTCAGCTTTCAAGGAAGTAGTTGATGAACTCGGCGGTGTACCGATCACGATCAAAGAAGACTATATTGTCCGGCAGATTAAAAAGGATACGAAAGGCAAAGTCAACCTTCAAACAGGCGAGCAGACGCTGGGCGGAGAAGAAGCCCTCGCTTATGTAAGAACGAGAAAAGCCGATACGGACTTGAAGCGCGGCGAGCGCCAGATGGAAGTCATCAAATCGATTATCAACAAATCCAAATCGCTTACTTCCATTCCGGCTTACGACGATATCCTTGATACAGTCGGAAAGAACGTATCGATGAACTTGTCGCTGAATGATGCAATCGGACTGATCCCGTTTATGACGTCCATTCAAACGGTCGATACCCTTCAATTGAAAGGGAGCGATTATCAACCGGGCAAAGTCTACTATTTCCAGCTTGATCAGGAAAACCTCAACGAAATTAAGCAGGAATTAAAACAGCAGTTAGATGTATAA